A genomic window from Lycium barbarum isolate Lr01 chromosome 4, ASM1917538v2, whole genome shotgun sequence includes:
- the LOC132638680 gene encoding protein VASCULATURE COMPLEXITY AND CONNECTIVITY-like, producing the protein MAKIFGIFACLVIVALDAVAGLLGIKAEAAQNQEKHLKLWFFECKEPSHDAFILGLAAAGLLLAAHILANLVGGCNYCYCTGDDIQKAPPSRQLSLACLLFTWIIMAVGMGMLVIGTMANNKSRASCGLSHHHFFSIGGVLCFAHAIFSIAFYATSTVTLA; encoded by the exons ATGGCAAAGATTTTTGGGATATTTGCATGCTTAGTTATTGTGGCTTTAGATGCTGTAGCTGGGCTTCTTGGAATTAAAGCTGAAGCAGCTCAAAACCAG GAAAAACACTTGAAGCTATGGTTTTTCGAGTGTAAAGAGCCAAGCCATGATGCATTTATTCTAGGTTTAGCTGCTGCTGGTCTTCTATTAGCTGCTCATATTCTTGCTAACCTTGTTGGAGGTTGCAACTACTGTTACTGCACTGGTGATGACATTCAAAAAGCACCTCCAAGTAGACAATTATCACTTGCTTGTCTTCTTTTCACATG GATCATAATGGCAGTAGGAATGGGAATGCTTGTTATTGGGACAATGGCAAACAACAAATCAAGAGCTTCATGTGGATTATCACATCATCATTTCTTCTCAATTGGTGGAGTTTTGTGTTTTGCGCATGCCATCTTTTCCATAGCATTCTATGCCACATCTACTGTCACACTTGCATAG
- the LOC132638682 gene encoding uclacyanin 1: MAMVRILMSLATIALVLGSAVAANHTVGAPNGGWDQSADLKTWAASETFVVGDSLIFAYTPNHDVLEVTKADYDSCQTTNAISTNGGGMTVIPLSSSGKRYFICGTGGHCASGMKLEVNTLATVPPPTSAPAKSPASSSSPKSSAPTPKIAPKISPVSSPKNAPKISPATSPDASSPSPITVEAPSVPPNNDSVPTSSQPSSADKISVVASSTMGFGVVVMMLFFM; the protein is encoded by the exons ATGGCAATGGTTAGAATATTAATGAGCTTGGCTACCATAGCCTTGGTTCTTGGTTCGGCCGTGGCTGCAAATCACACAGTGGGAGCTCCTAATGGTGGATGGGATCAGAGCGCTGATCTTAAAACATGGGCTGCATCCGAAACTTTCGTAGTTGGTGATAGTTTGA TTTTTGCATATACTCCAAACCATGATGTGCTTGAAGTTACAAAAGCTGATTATGATTCCTGCCAGACAACAAATGCAATATCAACAAATGGTGGAGGAATGACTGTCATTCCTCTATCTTCATCAGGCAAGAGATATTTCATATGTGGAACAGGTGGGCATTGTGCCTCAGGTATGAAACTTGAAGTCAACACACTTGCCACAGTTCCTCCACCAACATCAGCCCCTGCTAAATCCCCTGCTTCATCATCATCTCCTAAATCTTCGGCGCCAACGCCAAAAATTGCACCTAAAATCTCTCCTGTTTCATCACCAAAAAATGCACCTAAAATCTCACCTGCAACTTCCCCTGATGCTAGTAGTCCGTCTCCGATAACTGTTGAGGCTCCTTCAGTGCCTCCTAATAATGATTCTGTACCAACATCATCTCAACCTTCATCTGCTGATAAAATTAGTGTCGTTGCTAGTTCCACCATgggatttggtgttgttgttaTGATGTTGTTCTTTATGTAA